From the Flavobacterium galactosidilyticum genome, one window contains:
- the murQ gene encoding N-acetylmuramic acid 6-phosphate etherase, which yields MTFTKTTEQSSKYEHLEKMSVSNLLSNINNEDKTVPLAVEKALPQIENLVNAIVPKMKLGGRLFYIGAGTSGRLGILDASECPPTFGVPFDLVIGIIAGGDTAIRKAVENAEDNANQAWFDLQAHNISENDVVVGIAASGTTPYVIAGLEECNKNNIITGSISCNAGSPLSLTAQFPIDVVVGPEFVTGSSRMKAGTAQKLVLNMITTATMVQLGKVKGNKMVDMQLSNSKLVDRGVKMIMDEVAVSYEEASDLLKKHGSVRKAVDYYNQ from the coding sequence ATGACATTTACTAAAACGACAGAACAATCTTCAAAATACGAACATTTAGAAAAAATGTCGGTTTCAAACTTGCTTTCGAATATTAATAACGAAGACAAGACCGTTCCTTTAGCAGTTGAAAAAGCATTGCCACAAATAGAAAATCTAGTAAATGCAATTGTTCCTAAAATGAAATTAGGCGGGCGTTTATTCTACATAGGAGCAGGAACTTCTGGACGTTTAGGAATTCTAGATGCATCGGAATGTCCACCAACTTTTGGTGTTCCTTTCGATTTAGTAATTGGGATAATTGCTGGTGGAGACACTGCCATTCGCAAGGCAGTAGAAAATGCCGAAGACAATGCTAATCAAGCTTGGTTTGATTTACAAGCGCATAATATTAGCGAAAATGATGTTGTGGTGGGAATCGCCGCTTCAGGAACTACACCTTATGTAATTGCTGGTTTAGAAGAATGCAATAAAAACAACATTATTACAGGAAGCATTTCCTGTAATGCAGGAAGTCCACTTTCATTGACAGCACAATTTCCTATTGACGTGGTTGTGGGTCCTGAATTTGTAACTGGAAGTTCTCGTATGAAAGCAGGTACGGCGCAAAAACTGGTCCTTAATATGATTACAACCGCCACCATGGTTCAGTTAGGAAAAGTAAAAGGTAATAAAATGGTCGATATGCAATTGAGTAACAGCAAACTTGTAGATCGTGGTGTAAAAATGATCATGGACGAAGTCGCAGTTTCGTATGAAGAAGCAAGTGATTTATTAAAAAAACATGGAAGTGTACGGAAAGCTGTTGATTATTACAATCAATAA
- a CDS encoding pentapeptide repeat-containing protein encodes MEDLIHIQKTFEKVDWINKRINHREFEDCTFKNCDFSNSDFSNNTFMDCEFIDCNLAMIDLTATSLKTVGFKNCKLLGIHFNKCTDFLFSVTFHDCVIDYSSFANKKMPKTKFNSCSMKEVTFTGSNLTQSSFENCNLDSAIFNDTLLAGVDFTSAYNYKIDPEFNSMKKAKFSMQGIPGLLEKYDIKIL; translated from the coding sequence ATGGAAGATTTAATACACATTCAGAAAACATTCGAAAAAGTCGATTGGATCAACAAGAGAATTAATCATCGAGAATTTGAAGATTGTACTTTCAAAAACTGCGATTTCTCTAACAGTGATTTTTCAAATAACACTTTTATGGATTGCGAATTTATCGATTGTAATTTAGCTATGATTGATTTAACAGCAACAAGTTTAAAAACTGTTGGATTTAAAAACTGCAAACTACTGGGAATCCATTTTAATAAATGCACTGATTTTTTGTTTAGTGTCACTTTTCACGATTGCGTTATTGATTATTCGTCTTTTGCCAATAAAAAAATGCCAAAAACAAAGTTCAATTCGTGTTCGATGAAAGAGGTTACTTTTACTGGTTCAAATCTTACGCAATCTAGTTTTGAAAATTGTAATCTTGATAGTGCTATTTTTAACGATACGCTTTTAGCTGGCGTAGATTTTACTTCAGCATACAATTACAAAATTGATCCTGAATTTAATTCTATGAAAAAAGCTAAATTTTCAATGCAAGGAATTCCTGGACTTTTAGAGAAATACGATATTAAAATACTATAA
- a CDS encoding DNA topoisomerase IV: MKKIILLPLLLVLMSCYDVERNCKDFKTGKFKFEHVVDGVKQTTYFERNDTIEIETYEGKTDTASIRWVSDCEYVLQKLHPKNKAEEKAISMKILTTTKDSYTFEFGMVGYDAKQKGTVTKLGN; encoded by the coding sequence ATGAAAAAGATAATCTTACTTCCGCTACTACTAGTACTAATGTCGTGTTATGATGTGGAACGCAACTGCAAGGACTTTAAAACTGGAAAATTCAAATTTGAACATGTAGTTGATGGTGTGAAACAAACCACCTATTTTGAACGCAATGACACGATTGAAATTGAAACTTATGAAGGTAAAACAGATACAGCATCGATACGATGGGTGAGTGATTGTGAATATGTGTTGCAGAAATTACATCCTAAAAACAAAGCAGAAGAGAAAGCTATAAGCATGAAAATATTGACAACTACAAAAGATTCTTATACTTTTGAGTTTGGAATGGTTGGATATGATGCAAAACAAAAAGGAACTGTAACAAAACTGGGAAACTAA
- a CDS encoding TerC family protein, whose amino-acid sequence MEVFLNPDAWIALLTLTFLEIILGIDNIIFISIVTGKLPEEKRKKATQIGLFLAMFMRIALLFGITVLIAMKEPFFSVNWTWFSADFTGQAMILFLGGLFLIYKSTKEIHEKVDHKGEEEKDLKTTAAKSFGNVIFQILLIDLIFSVDSILTAVGMTNGVPGALYIMVTAVIISVGVMMLFAVPVGNFVNVNPSIQILGLAFLILIGFMLITESMHLSNAALVGEHVGAVPKGYLYFAIAFSLAVEFLNMKMRKKN is encoded by the coding sequence ATGGAAGTATTTTTAAATCCGGATGCATGGATTGCGTTGTTAACATTAACTTTTCTTGAAATCATCTTGGGAATTGACAATATCATCTTCATATCAATTGTAACTGGAAAATTACCTGAAGAAAAGCGTAAAAAAGCGACGCAAATTGGTTTGTTTTTGGCTATGTTCATGCGTATTGCTTTACTTTTTGGAATTACGGTGTTAATTGCTATGAAAGAACCATTTTTTAGTGTGAATTGGACTTGGTTTAGTGCAGATTTTACGGGTCAAGCGATGATTTTATTTTTAGGAGGTTTATTTCTAATTTATAAAAGTACCAAAGAAATTCATGAAAAAGTAGATCATAAGGGAGAAGAAGAAAAGGACTTAAAAACTACTGCAGCAAAATCTTTTGGGAATGTAATTTTCCAAATTTTATTGATTGACCTTATTTTCTCTGTGGATAGTATATTGACTGCTGTTGGTATGACAAATGGCGTTCCAGGAGCATTATATATTATGGTGACTGCCGTAATTATCTCTGTTGGAGTAATGATGCTTTTTGCAGTTCCAGTAGGGAATTTTGTAAATGTGAATCCGTCGATACAAATTTTAGGATTGGCTTTCTTAATCCTTATTGGTTTCATGTTGATTACAGAAAGTATGCACTTATCAAATGCTGCGTTGGTTGGCGAACATGTTGGTGCGGTTCCTAAAGGATATTTATACTTTGCAATTGCTTTTTCATTAGCAGTAGAATTCCTGAATATGAAAATGCGAAAGAAAAACTAA
- a CDS encoding DUF6095 family protein: MATNKELLNKGIKYLAGSLPLLFIGPAVIYNAFVNKENGWHYLVLAVGIIFCGIGVYLAFLGLKVMVKSLFND; the protein is encoded by the coding sequence ATGGCAACAAATAAAGAACTTTTAAACAAAGGAATCAAGTATTTAGCGGGATCTTTACCTCTTCTTTTCATTGGCCCAGCTGTAATTTATAATGCATTTGTAAACAAGGAAAATGGATGGCATTATTTAGTATTGGCCGTTGGGATTATCTTTTGTGGAATTGGTGTATATTTAGCGTTTTTAGGTTTAAAAGTTATGGTAAAAAGCTTATTTAATGACTAA